The segment CCGGTCGAGACGGTTTAATCTTTTGTGCGCGTCGGCCCCCAATCGAGTCCCCCTTTGCGCCAGATGTAAACAAGGCCAAAAAGCAATACAATAATGAAAAACGACATCTGCAGCCATCCGGACCAGCCGAGCCTGTCGCAGGAAACAGCCCATGAAAAAATATAGGCGCCTTCCACGTCAAAGATTAGAAAAAAAACGGCAATCAGGAAAAAGGGGACCGGATAGCGCAGGCGGGCACTACCGGTAGGAATGATCCCACTTTCGTAGGGCCTCAATTT is part of the Candidatus Desulfatibia profunda genome and harbors:
- a CDS encoding NADH-quinone oxidoreductase subunit A, with protein sequence MHPVTMAGTLSPWTPAVFSLIVYGMMVLALVAVLLFISAWLGEKKKNPEKLRPYESGIIPTGSARLRYPVPFFLIAVFFLIFDVEGAYIFSWAVSCDRLGWSGWLQMSFFIIVLLFGLVYIWRKGGLDWGPTRTKD